A DNA window from Maribellus comscasis contains the following coding sequences:
- a CDS encoding TfoX/Sxy family protein, with amino-acid sequence MSSDKNFVEFIVDQIENAGEISFRKMFGEYGVYSGGKLFGLICDNKLFIKPTVSGRTFIGDIIEAPPYPGAKTSFLIEDKIEDREWLSELVRITVKELPDPKPKKRKK; translated from the coding sequence ATGTCATCAGACAAAAATTTTGTTGAATTTATAGTTGACCAAATTGAAAACGCCGGAGAGATTAGTTTCCGCAAGATGTTTGGAGAATATGGAGTTTATTCCGGTGGCAAACTGTTCGGACTAATCTGCGATAATAAATTATTTATAAAACCCACCGTTTCCGGCAGAACATTTATTGGCGATATAATTGAAGCGCCCCCTTATCCCGGAGCCAAAACAAGCTTTTTAATTGAAGACAAAATAGAAGACCGGGAATGGTTAAGTGAATTGGTTAGGATAACCGTAAAAGAACTGCCCGACCCCAAACCCAAAAAAAGAAAAAAATAA
- a CDS encoding T9SS type A sorting domain-containing protein gives MIIVDEEQFACEVYPNPFNNTLSLNIICEKAEEIRIEFYNLLGRLKISEKVQLVAGENIRVVRTREWESGLYTYRLIGKENLIVGKVIKK, from the coding sequence GTGATTATTGTGGATGAGGAACAATTTGCTTGTGAAGTCTATCCAAATCCGTTTAATAATACACTCTCTTTAAATATTATTTGTGAGAAAGCAGAAGAAATTAGAATCGAGTTCTATAATCTACTTGGAAGATTAAAAATTTCAGAAAAAGTTCAATTGGTAGCGGGAGAAAACATCCGTGTTGTAAGAACCCGGGAATGGGAATCGGGACTATATACCTATCGATTAATTGGGAAAGAGAATCTAATTGTTGGAAAAGTAATTAAAAAGTAA